AGTGGAGCTGGAAGTGTCCAGCCAGGCGGATCCGTCCGTGAGCATTATGGCCATTCCCGGCATGGAGGACATGGGCATGCAGATGCAGGACGCCCTGGGCCGCTTCTTCCCGAACAAGAAAAAGCGCCGGAAAATGAAGGTCAAGGACGCGTACGAGGTGCTCATTCAGGAAGAGTCCGACAAACTCATCGACATGGACAAGGTCATGGAGCTGGCCCGCGAACGCGTGGAGCAGACCGGTATTCTGTTCATCGACGAGTTGGACAAAGTGGCCGCCCGCCAGGACCAGGGCAGCGGGACCGACGTATCCCGCGAAGGCGTACAGCGGGATCTGCTCCCCGTGGTGGAAGGGTGCGTGGTGAACACCAAGTACGGCATGATCAAAACCGACCACATTCTTTTCATTGCGGCGGGTGCCTTCCATTATGCCAAGCCTTCGGACCTGATCCCCGAACTCCAGGGCCGCTTCCCCCTGCGCGAGGAGTTGCAGGCTCTGGGCAAGGACGAATTCTACCGCATCCTCACGGAACCGCAGAACGCCCTTACGGTCCAGTACAAAGCCCTGCTGGAAACCGAAGGCATCACCCTGGACTTCACCCGGGAAGCCCTGGAGGAAATGGCCGCTACTGCGGAAAAAATCAACGAGGATACCGAGAACATCGGAGCGCGGCGGCTTTATACGATCATGGAAAAACTTCTGGCCGAGCTTTCCTTTGAAGCGCCGGACAAGTCCGGCTCCACCGTGGTGGTGGACCGCGAGTATGTGCGCGGACAGCTGGCCGAGGTAGTGGAAGACCGGGACATGTCCCGCTACATTCTCTAGTTGGAATCGTTTTGAACAATCGGCAGCGCCGCGGCGCTGTTTCCGCCGGGGGAAGAGCCTTTTTCACGAGGCTCCTCCCCCGGACTTTTTTCAAGGGCGATGTGCAGAACCGGTTCCAAGGCCGATAACGACGCCGAACCGGAAGCAAAGGCGTTGCTCAGGCACCAATGGTTTCCTGAACAAGGGTGATGATCTGATCATGATCAAGGGGCTTGCTCACAGTGGCGAGCGCGTTTCGAATGGCCAGATGAATGCCGGGCAACCGGCTCATGACGATGACGGGCGTATCCGCCAGCTCAGGATCCTGGTTGAACTTGCGGTAAAACCGCGGTCCCCATTCATCGGGCATTTCCAGATTCAGCACCACCAGATCCGGCAGCGTGTCCTTCATGACGGCCAGGGCTTCCACGCCATCCCGCGCCGTGCAGGTGACGTATCCGTGGTCTTCAAACTCCCTGGCCAGGGCAACCACTTGGTTGAGGTCGTCATCAACGACCATGACTTGCTTGCTCATGCAATGACTCCAAATACGGTGTGGGCTGAGGACCGACGACGCATTTGCCGTGATCCCTTTCGTTGCGGGGAAATCGATGCTCCGGGCTGAGCGGCGCGGAGATCGTATCCAAACGGGACGGCGACAATGACGCAACCGGACCGATCCGTCCAGTGGACAGCAGGGGAGCAAGGCGGAACGACGTGGATGATGATTGCTTCCGCTTTTCTGAAAAGGTGTCCCGGCTCAAGACGCGACAGGCTTCGATTCCGGCAGGTTCATTGCGCTGAAACATAGTTTAGCAAAGCCGTTGCCGATACAAAAGTGTTTTTTTACCCCCTTTTTGGGAGGATATCAGCGTTCAAAGTCTTTCCTTTGTGATCTGATTTTGCTATGCGACCACGGGGGATTGATTGGGATACGCGGCATGGCGGCCCGCGAAGCAGGAGGAGAGGAATGAAGCTGACCACGAGAAGCCGCTACGGAACGCGCATGGTTTTGGACATCGCCCAACACGCGGGCGACGGGCCGGTGCGCATCGGCGACATTGCCAAACGGCAAAAGGTTTCCGTCAAGTACCTGGAAAAACTCATCCGGGAACTGCGTGATGCCGGTTTGATCAACAGCCGCCGCGGTCCCAAGGGCGGCCATATGCTCGGCAAGCCCGCCGAGGATATTTCCGTGGGCGAGGTCGTGCGCGTGCTGGAAGGGCACCGGCACCTCGTATTTTGCGTTCGCGGCAAGGATCAATGCGAACGCAGCGCCGAATGCCTCACACGGCACCTTTGGCGCATTGCCAGCGAAGCCATGTTTGAAAAGCTGGACTCCATCAGTTTTGCCGACCTGGTACACGATCAGGCCAAATGTCTTGGTCGGGAGGAAGAGGACCAGGACATGGAGTGATGTTTATCCGTCCGCATGCACCGCATGAAGACGGCGACGCGGCATGGCTTTCTTTGAGGGCCATGCCGTTTGCCTTTCCTTGGCCGCCCCGCGTCTCCGACATCTGCCGCATGCTACCTCGCCAGGACCGGATGGCCGGACCGGGAAAATGCCCCTGCCCTACGTTCCCTTTTCCTGGCCCGCTTGATCTGACCAAAGCGCCCACGTCACGCATCTTTTTGCCCACAGTCCGCCTCTTGGCTTTTTTCCCTGTATTCCGGTAAGGTTGCCTCCCGATCACACAGCCGGACAGCCTTCGGCTTGATTTCC
The DNA window shown above is from Paucidesulfovibrio gracilis DSM 16080 and carries:
- a CDS encoding RrF2 family transcriptional regulator encodes the protein MKLTTRSRYGTRMVLDIAQHAGDGPVRIGDIAKRQKVSVKYLEKLIRELRDAGLINSRRGPKGGHMLGKPAEDISVGEVVRVLEGHRHLVFCVRGKDQCERSAECLTRHLWRIASEAMFEKLDSISFADLVHDQAKCLGREEEDQDME
- the hslU gene encoding ATP-dependent protease ATPase subunit HslU, translating into MSNLTPREIVSELDRYIIGQEAAKRIVAIAMRNRWRRQQIDPELRDEIAPKNIILMGPTGVGKTEVARRLANLAGCPFFKVEATKFTEVGYVGRDVESMIRDLMEIGVGMVRNEEIERVRIKAEKSAEDRLLDLLLPGSREKQSKSPGFFMSGGEESKEPTPAKPDDGTREKFRAMWRKGQLDEKEVELEVSSQADPSVSIMAIPGMEDMGMQMQDALGRFFPNKKKRRKMKVKDAYEVLIQEESDKLIDMDKVMELARERVEQTGILFIDELDKVAARQDQGSGTDVSREGVQRDLLPVVEGCVVNTKYGMIKTDHILFIAAGAFHYAKPSDLIPELQGRFPLREELQALGKDEFYRILTEPQNALTVQYKALLETEGITLDFTREALEEMAATAEKINEDTENIGARRLYTIMEKLLAELSFEAPDKSGSTVVVDREYVRGQLAEVVEDRDMSRYIL
- a CDS encoding response regulator; the encoded protein is MSKQVMVVDDDLNQVVALAREFEDHGYVTCTARDGVEALAVMKDTLPDLVVLNLEMPDEWGPRFYRKFNQDPELADTPVIVMSRLPGIHLAIRNALATVSKPLDHDQIITLVQETIGA